Part of the Cupriavidus basilensis genome is shown below.
CAGGCCTGCCGCATCGTGTGGTCTGAGCGGGGAAACCACCTGCTACGTCTTGATGCCCTGCTGACTATCGGCTCCGTCAGGCGCGAGACATTTGCCTGCGCGTGCGAAGCCTAGAGTCGCATCGGTGCGATAGCCCCATGCGGCGGGGCCTACACCACACCGCTTATTGCATCGTTACGCCTTCTATTCCGGTAGTTATGTCGTCTCAGGCACAATACGCCCGCTATAGCAAGCTTATCGGCGCGTGTCTTGACATATCACCCTGATTGTACTACCGTACAAAATAACCGCCTTTACAGGCGCAATGACAATATTAAATACGTTATGCCTGCTATTCGAAGCACATCGACAGGTGATGAAATTGCCGCTGAAATCGGGGTCCGCCTGCGCTCCAAGCGCATAGAACGCAACTTCACGATCGAAGACCTGGCGAAGCGCGCCGGCATCGGCCGGACCGCCCTGGGCGACCTGGAGGCCGGACGGGATGTGCGCGTATCCACGCTGGTAAAGGTGTTGCGAGCGCTGAGCATGATCGGCAGCCTGGACGCAGCCTTCCCGGATACCTTGCCATCAAGCGAAGCGCTGTCTGCGCGAGGCGAAGTCCGCAAGCGCGCCTATAAGCCCAAGGAGCGCTAGTTTGGTGACGCAAAGAAAGTCGCGCTCGCCGCAGCGCGCCCGTCCGGTACAAGGCGTTATCGCCAGCGCCCATGTCCTCATGCGCGGTCAGGCCGTGGGTGTCGTCACTGAGTTCGATAGCGGCCGGATCGGCTTCAACTATGACCTGGAGTACCTGGGCACCGGGGGGCCGAGCATTTCCCCGGAGTTCCTGCCACCCCAGTCTGGCACGTTCGAATTTCCCGAACTGCGGCGGGTCAACGCGTTTCTGGGTCTGCCTGGCGTCCTGGCGGACGCGCTGCCGGACACCTTCGGCAACCTGATCATCAAGAAGTATTTCGAGGACCGAGGCGAGCCTGACAAGGCGATGAGTCCGGTTCAGCGCCTGCTTTATATCGGCGACCGCGCAATGGGGGCGCTCGAGTTCCGGCCCAGGATCGACCGGCGGGCGACGGCAGGCGAGAGCGAAGCCCTTGAGGTTGGCGCACTGGTGGAGGCCGCGCGCAAGCTCGTGGCCGGCGAACAGGATGGCGCGATCCAGGAACTGATGCGGATTGGCGCAAGCGCGGGCGGCGCGCGGGCCAAGGCGCTGATTCTCTGGAACCGTCGGGACAAGCAGATCCGTTCCGCGTTCGTCAAACCGCGCAAGGGCGAGGAAAGCTGGCTGATCAAGTTCGGCGGCGTCGAGTCAGCCAACCCGAATGACCATCACGCCCAGCCTTTCAACCGGGTTGAATATACCTACGCTCTCCTGGCGAAAGAACTCGGCATCGACATGGCGCCGGTCGACTTCATCGAAGAGGACAACGGCAGATTCCACTTCCTGACCAAGCGATTCGATCGCAGCGAAGACGGTGGCCGAGTGCATATGCACAGCCTGGCCGGCCTCACGCACATCGACTACAACATCCCGCGCGCCTACAGCTATGACCAGTACTTCCGCCGGATCCGGGCCTTCCAGATGCCCCATGCAGCGATTGAGGAAGCTTACCGCCGGATGATCTTCAATGTCGTGGGGCGCAACCAGGACGACCACGTGAAGAACTTCGCTTTCCTGATGTCACCCACCGGCGAATGGAGCCTGTCACCGGCCTATGACCTGACGTTCTCCGCAGGCACGGGTTACACGCTGCAGCACCAGATGACCATCGGTGGCAAGGCAGACAATTTCACCGTGGACGACCTCATCGGTTTCGGCAAGAAATTCGATGTGACCGGCCCCAAGGCAGTGATCGAGCGCACCGTCGATGTGTTCAGCGGCTGGGCGGCGCTGGGACGACTCTGGAAAGTGGCACCGAAGGAGATTGAGGCGCGCGCCGGACGCCTGCGCCTGTTTAAACTCTGAGCGCGCAAGCGCAACCATTCCTCGGGGACCAGGGTCGAGACCGTGCACGAGAGATCGGCGCAACTCACGCCGACACTGCTGACGTCCGCCGAACGGCCAATCGATCAAGATGTCGCGCCGCGCGTAGCGCAGCATCCTCCATTCACCGTCGCCGGTTTTCACGGTTGCGCCTATTCCTCATCATTCCTCCGCCCTGTGTCCGGTTTGTTGCGCAAGACACACCTTCCGTACTGAGTCGCGCAATCGCCCGCATGGAATCGCGCCCGGGGCGGCAGCTACTGCGGCGAGCCACGCATCGCCTCGGTCTGACCGAAGCCGGGCGTCCGCACCTGGGCCGGGCCCAAATGGCAAAAGACTTCGACGTAAGGTGAGAGCGCCAACACAAAACTGGCAGGCCGCAAGCCTTTACCGCCGCCGCCGGCCCATGGCGATGCGACAGCTCGCCGGTATGATCGCCTCATACCAAAGGGCAATAGACGCCCCCTTCCCCCGCGCCTAGCCTTACGCTGATCCTCCTGGCAATCCGGTATTGGCCAGGCTGCCTGGCCTGGCCGGGCCTCAAACGCAGACGCAGCGCAGCGCAGGTCGGCGTTTGGATCGGCGCCGCGCACGTCGCTTCTCCGGGTCCTGGCCTTATCGGCGTCAAAGGACAGGAATTCCGCTGGATTCCCGGACTCGGGCCGTTGATCCGCGCATGAGCGGCGCTCACCATGCCCATGTACGCCCCGACAGCGGTTGACTAATACGAAAAGACAATGGCGACGAGCATCATGCAGCCTTAACCTTTGTTCGAGGTGCTTGTGCAGAGATCCGCCACACTCCCGCGCCGCACCCGACCGGGGATCGGCCGTCGCCTGTGCCGCGCCATGCCGGCACGATCCCGCCAACCCAACTTCAGGAAGAAATCATGACCAACGCCAAGCTCGAAGTACTGACCCCGCAAAACAGCCAGCTGATCTTCATCGACCAGCAGCCGCAGATGGCCTTCGGCGTGCAGTCGATGGACCGCCAGGTGTTGAAGAACAACGTGGTCGGACTGGCCAAGGCCGCCAAGATCTTCAACATCCCCACCACCATCACCACGGTGGAAAGCGAATCCTTCTCCGGCTTCACCTATCCCGAGTTGCTGGACGTATTCCCCGGCCAGCAGACGCTGGAACGCACCTCGATGAACTCATGGGACGACCAGAAGGTGCGCGACGCGCTGGCCGCCAACGGCCGCAAGAAGGTCATCGTCGCCGGCCTGTGGACGGAGGTCTGCAACACCACCTTTGCCCTGTGCGCCATGCTCGAAGGCGACTACGAGATCTACATGGTGGCCGACGCCTCCGGCGGCACCACCAAGGAAGCGCACGACTACGCCATGCAGCGCATGGTGCAGGCCGGCGTGGTGCCGGTGACCTGGCAGCAGGTGCTGCTCGAATGGCAGCGCGACTGGGCCCACCGCGACACCTATGACGCCGTGATGAAGGTGGCCAAGGAACACTCGGGCGCCTACGGCATGGGCGTGGACTACGCCTACACCATGGTGCACAAGGCCGAGCAACGTACCGCCACGCCGCACGCCTCGCTCGCGCCGGTGCCGGCACGCTGATTCGCCCACAACACCACCCTTATCTCTCGGGCAGACAAGCATGAGCGCGCAATCCAATCAGCAAGGCATAGCCCTGAACCCATCGCGGCGCGAGTTGCTGGTATCCGGCGCCAGCACGGCCGGCGCCGCCGCCCTCGCGGCCCTGGGCAGCACCGCCGCCGTTGCCGCCGGCAAGCCGCAGGGCCACGCCGCACCCCACCATACCGGAGCAAGCAGCATGAACACCATCACTACCAAGGATGGCACCCGGATCTACTACAAGGACTGGGGCACCGGCCGCCCGGTCGTGTTCTCGCACGGCTGGCCGTTGAACGCCGACGCCTGGGACGCGCAGATGCTGTTCCTGGTGCAGCACGGCTTTCGCGTGATCGCGCATGACCGCCGTGGCCATGGCCGCTCCGACCAGCCCGCCAAGGGCAACGACATGGACACCTATGCCGACGACCTGGCCGCGCTGATCGAAGCCCTGGACCTGAAGGGCGCGGCGCTGGTCGGCCACTCCACCGGCGGTGGCGAGGTGGCCCACTACATCGGGCGCCATGGCACCAAGCGCGTGTCCAAGGCCGTGCTGATCGGCGCGGTGCCGCCGATCATGGTCAAGACCCCGTCCAACCCCGGCGGCCTGCCGATGGACGTGTTCGACGGCATCCGCAAGAGCACGGCTGAAAACCGCTCGCAGTTCTTCAAGGATCTGGCGGTGCCCTTCTTCGGCTTCAACCGTCCCGGCGCCAAGGTCTCGCAAGGCACCATCGATGCGTTCTGGGCGCAGGGCATGACCGGCAGCATCCTGGGCCAGTACCTGTGCATCAAGGAGTTCTCGGAAGTCGACTACACCGAGGACCTGAAGAAGATCGACGTGCCCACGCTGATCCTGCACGGCGATGACGACCAGATCGTGCCGATCGACGATGCGGCCAAGCTCAGCGCCAAGATCGTCAAGAACGCCACGCTGAAGGTCTACCCGGGCGCCTCGCATGGCATGTGCGTGGTGCAAGCCGACAAGGTCAACGCCGACCTGCTGGCCTTCCTCTCGGCCTGATAACATGCCGTCCCGCGACCAGCAGACAGGCCGGGACGGCCTGTGCGCATCCGATGCCTCCCTGTCCTCCTCGCCTTTTGCCTCACTGACCCGCCGACAGTTCATTGCCGGCGCCGCCGCGCTCGGCGCGGCAGCCGCCAGCCGGAGTTTCGCCATGACCCAAACCAGCACGCCCGAGCTCATCCTCGTCAACGGCAAGTTCGCCACGCTCGACCGCGCCAATCCGCAGGCCGAAGCCGTAGCCATCAGCGACGGCAAGTTCATCGCCGTCGGCACCCGGCACGAGATCATGCAACTGGCCGGCGCCGCCACCAAGGTGGTCGACCTGCAAGGCCGCCGCGCCATTCCCGGGCTGATCGACAGCCACATGCACATCATTCGCGGCGGGCTGAACTACAACATGGAGCTGCGCTGGGATGGCGTGCGCTCGCTGGCCGATGCCATGCGCATGCTCAAGGACCAGGTGGCGCGCACGCCCGCGCCGCAGTGGGTACGCGTGGTCGGCGGCTTCACCGAGCATCAGTTCGCCGAAAAGCGCCTGCCGACCATCGAGGAGCTGAACGCGGCGGCGCCGGACACGCCGGTGTTCATCCTGCACCTGTACGACCGCGCCATCCTCAACGGCGCCGCCCTGCGCGCCGTGGGCTATACCAAGGACACGCCGAACCCGCCGGGCGGCGAGATCGTGCACGACAAGGCGGGAAATCCCACCGGCTTGCTGCTCGCCAAGCCAAACGCCACCATCCTCTACGCCACGCTGGCCAAGGGCCCCAAGCTGCCGCCCGAATACCAGAAGAACTCCACGCGCCATTTCATGCGCGAGGTGAACCGTCTTGGCGTGACCGGCGTCATCGACGCTGGCGGCGGCTACCAGAACTACCCGGAGGACTACCACATCATCGAGGAGCTGCACAAGGACGGCCAGCTCACGGTGCGCCTGGCCTACAACCTGTTCACGCAAAAGCCCAAGGACGAGCTCAGCGATTTCAGCGGCTGGTCCAAGCAGATCAAGCCTGGCCAGGGTGACGACCTGTACCGCCACAACGGCGCCGGCGAGATGCTGGTCTACAGCGCCGCCGACTTCGAGGACTTCCGCGTCGAGCGGCCCGACATGCCACCGTCGATGGAAGGCGACCTGGAGCCGGTGATCCGCCTGCTGGCGGAGAACCGCTGGCCCTGGCGCCTGCACGCCACCTACAACGAGACCATCTCCCGCGCGCTGGACGTCTACGAGAAGGTAGCGAAGGATGTGCCCTTCGATGGCTTGCACTGGTTCTTCGACCACGCGGAGACCATCACCGACCGCAACATCGACCGCATCGCGGCGCTGGGCGGCGGCATCGCCGTGCAACACCGCATGGCCTACCAGGGCGAGTATTTCGTCGAGCGCTACGGCGCGCGCGCGGCCGAGGCCACGCCGCCGATCAAGCGCATGCTCGAGCGCGGCGTCAAGGTCGGTGCCGGCACCGATGCCACGCGCGTGGCCTCGTACAACCCGTGGGTGTCGCTGTACTGGCTGACTACCGGCAAGACCGTGGGTGGGCTGT
Proteins encoded:
- a CDS encoding helix-turn-helix domain-containing protein; the encoded protein is MTYHPDCTTVQNNRLYRRNDNIKYVMPAIRSTSTGDEIAAEIGVRLRSKRIERNFTIEDLAKRAGIGRTALGDLEAGRDVRVSTLVKVLRALSMIGSLDAAFPDTLPSSEALSARGEVRKRAYKPKER
- a CDS encoding type II toxin-antitoxin system HipA family toxin, giving the protein MTQRKSRSPQRARPVQGVIASAHVLMRGQAVGVVTEFDSGRIGFNYDLEYLGTGGPSISPEFLPPQSGTFEFPELRRVNAFLGLPGVLADALPDTFGNLIIKKYFEDRGEPDKAMSPVQRLLYIGDRAMGALEFRPRIDRRATAGESEALEVGALVEAARKLVAGEQDGAIQELMRIGASAGGARAKALILWNRRDKQIRSAFVKPRKGEESWLIKFGGVESANPNDHHAQPFNRVEYTYALLAKELGIDMAPVDFIEEDNGRFHFLTKRFDRSEDGGRVHMHSLAGLTHIDYNIPRAYSYDQYFRRIRAFQMPHAAIEEAYRRMIFNVVGRNQDDHVKNFAFLMSPTGEWSLSPAYDLTFSAGTGYTLQHQMTIGGKADNFTVDDLIGFGKKFDVTGPKAVIERTVDVFSGWAALGRLWKVAPKEIEARAGRLRLFKL
- a CDS encoding helix-turn-helix domain-containing protein, whose amino-acid sequence is MRLFLIIPPPCVRFVAQDTPSVLSRAIARMESRPGRQLLRRATHRLGLTEAGRPHLGRAQMAKDFDVR
- a CDS encoding hydrolase, with amino-acid sequence MTNAKLEVLTPQNSQLIFIDQQPQMAFGVQSMDRQVLKNNVVGLAKAAKIFNIPTTITTVESESFSGFTYPELLDVFPGQQTLERTSMNSWDDQKVRDALAANGRKKVIVAGLWTEVCNTTFALCAMLEGDYEIYMVADASGGTTKEAHDYAMQRMVQAGVVPVTWQQVLLEWQRDWAHRDTYDAVMKVAKEHSGAYGMGVDYAYTMVHKAEQRTATPHASLAPVPAR
- a CDS encoding alpha/beta fold hydrolase, whose amino-acid sequence is MNTITTKDGTRIYYKDWGTGRPVVFSHGWPLNADAWDAQMLFLVQHGFRVIAHDRRGHGRSDQPAKGNDMDTYADDLAALIEALDLKGAALVGHSTGGGEVAHYIGRHGTKRVSKAVLIGAVPPIMVKTPSNPGGLPMDVFDGIRKSTAENRSQFFKDLAVPFFGFNRPGAKVSQGTIDAFWAQGMTGSILGQYLCIKEFSEVDYTEDLKKIDVPTLILHGDDDQIVPIDDAAKLSAKIVKNATLKVYPGASHGMCVVQADKVNADLLAFLSA
- a CDS encoding amidohydrolase, whose product is MTQTSTPELILVNGKFATLDRANPQAEAVAISDGKFIAVGTRHEIMQLAGAATKVVDLQGRRAIPGLIDSHMHIIRGGLNYNMELRWDGVRSLADAMRMLKDQVARTPAPQWVRVVGGFTEHQFAEKRLPTIEELNAAAPDTPVFILHLYDRAILNGAALRAVGYTKDTPNPPGGEIVHDKAGNPTGLLLAKPNATILYATLAKGPKLPPEYQKNSTRHFMREVNRLGVTGVIDAGGGYQNYPEDYHIIEELHKDGQLTVRLAYNLFTQKPKDELSDFSGWSKQIKPGQGDDLYRHNGAGEMLVYSAADFEDFRVERPDMPPSMEGDLEPVIRLLAENRWPWRLHATYNETISRALDVYEKVAKDVPFDGLHWFFDHAETITDRNIDRIAALGGGIAVQHRMAYQGEYFVERYGARAAEATPPIKRMLERGVKVGAGTDATRVASYNPWVSLYWLTTGKTVGGLSMYPQANLLDRETALRLWTEANTWFSSEEGKKGQIQAGQLADLAVLSADYFSVPGDEIQDITSVMTVLGGKVVYGDGDFDKLAPALPPAMPDWSPARHGSRYQARPLAVTASCCATACGLHGHGHAKAWTAEVPASDESTFWGALGCSCWAF